The Devosia sp. 1566 sequence GCGCCGGCTGGCGAGCCTGCCCGAGCTGTTCCGCGACAAGCGGGCCCGGATGTTCGTGCTGATCTGGGTGGTGCTCAATGCGGCGGTGCCGCTCCTGCCCATGCTGACCGGCACCAATGTGGGCATTGCCTGGCAGGCCCACCTTGGTGGCTTTTTTGCCGGTCTGTTGATGGTCGGTTTGTTTGAGCGGCGGCCTTAGCCGTAGACTTCGTCGGGATTAAAGAGGCGCGGCGAGCCGTCATCTTCAAGCATCAGCTCGCCTTCGTTGAGCACGACGCGCCGGTAAAAGCAGCTCTGGCGGCCGGTATGGCAGGCAGCGCCGCGGCCGGTCTGCTCAACGGTAAGGGCGATGGCGTCCTGGTCGCAATCGAGTCGCAGCTCGGTGACCTGCTGCAGCTCGCCCGAGGTTTCGCCCTTTTTCCAAAGCGCGTTGCGCGAGCGCGACCAGTAATGGGCGATGCCGGTTTCCAACGTTAGCCGCAGGGCTTCCTTGTTCATATGGGCCAGCATCAGCACGGCATTGCTGCCCGCTTCCACGGTGACAACGGTGATGAGGCCATTGGCATCGAACCGGGGAGCAAAGGCGGTGCCTTCCTCCAGTTCGGTAGGGGACAGGCTCGCGGGATCGGCAAAGGTAATGTTCATGGGGCTGGTTTATCCTGCACCTGGCGGCTTTGCCAACCGGTCAGCGTCGCGTTACCATCGCAAAAAACCGGTCACGCTCCACCCGGTCCTCGGCAAACACGCCGGTGAAGCGATGGGTGACCGTGGTGACATCATGGGCCCGCACGCCGCGCATGGACATGCACATATGCTCGGCTTCGAGCATCACGG is a genomic window containing:
- the hisI gene encoding phosphoribosyl-AMP cyclohydrolase, with amino-acid sequence MNITFADPASLSPTELEEGTAFAPRFDANGLITVVTVEAGSNAVLMLAHMNKEALRLTLETGIAHYWSRSRNALWKKGETSGELQQVTELRLDCDQDAIALTVEQTGRGAACHTGRQSCFYRRVVLNEGELMLEDDGSPRLFNPDEVYG